A DNA window from Mesorhizobium sp. C432A contains the following coding sequences:
- a CDS encoding DUF502 domain-containing protein, with amino-acid sequence MSDAPRTSGMTRLRNYFLTGFIVCAPLAITAYIAWSFVGWVDSWVKPYIPARYSPDTYLPFPVPGFGLIVALVLITLIGFMTANIVGRAIVNFGERLLGRMPLVRGIYGSLKQIFQTVLSNKGDMFRQVGLVEYPRKGVWSLVFVASEKETEINQKLDHAGDPMIAVFMPCTPNPTTGFLMYVPKSDIVLLDMTIEDGARLIVSAGLVAPEVKPKMVTMNGQPIDGDLANPPLGGLIAEGAQPARKSRTASSRPNK; translated from the coding sequence ATGTCCGATGCTCCCAGAACTTCAGGCATGACCCGGCTGAGGAACTATTTCCTCACAGGCTTTATCGTCTGCGCGCCGCTGGCGATCACCGCCTATATCGCCTGGTCGTTCGTCGGCTGGGTCGATTCCTGGGTGAAGCCGTACATTCCGGCGCGCTACAGCCCCGACACCTATTTGCCGTTTCCGGTGCCCGGCTTCGGCCTGATCGTGGCGCTCGTGCTGATCACGCTGATCGGCTTCATGACCGCCAACATCGTCGGTCGCGCCATCGTCAATTTCGGCGAACGGCTGCTTGGCCGTATGCCGCTGGTGCGCGGCATCTACGGTTCGCTGAAGCAGATTTTCCAGACGGTGCTGTCGAACAAGGGCGATATGTTCCGCCAGGTCGGGCTGGTCGAATATCCGCGAAAAGGCGTCTGGTCGCTGGTCTTCGTCGCCAGCGAGAAGGAAACCGAGATCAACCAGAAGCTCGACCATGCAGGCGACCCGATGATCGCCGTGTTCATGCCGTGCACGCCGAACCCTACCACCGGTTTCCTGATGTACGTGCCGAAATCCGACATCGTGCTGCTCGACATGACGATCGAGGACGGCGCCAGGCTGATCGTCTCGGCCGGGCTGGTGGCGCCCGAAGTCAAGCCGAAAATGGTGACGATGAACGGCCAGCCGATCGACGGAGATCTCGCCAACCCGCCGCTTGGCGGGCTGATCGCCGAGGGCGCTCAGCCGGCGCGCAAGAGCCGTACGGCCTCGTCGCGGCCGAACAAATAG
- the glmS gene encoding glutamine--fructose-6-phosphate transaminase (isomerizing), which translates to MCGIVGIVGQSQVAPLIVDALKRLEYRGYDSAGVATVEHGRLGRRRAEGKLINLERRLKDEPLNGTIGIGHTRWATHGVPNETNAHPHFSDGVAIVHNGIIENFAELRDELIRDGYSFSSQTDTEVVAHLVARELAKGLKPIEAAHQALKRLEGAFALAIMFTGDEDLIVGARNGPPLAVGHGDGEMFLGSDAIALAPFTNSITYLEDGDWAVVRRDGVTIFDIDGKEVARKRQQSLSTSFMVDKGNRRHFMEKEIHEQPEVISHTLAHYVDFVSGVSKPLELPFDFAKICRLAISACGTAYLAGLISKYWFERYARLPVDIDVASEFRYREMPLSADDAAFFISQSGETADTLASLRYCRKAGMKIGAIVNVRESTMARESDVVLPTLAGPEIGVASTKAFTCQLSVLASLAVRAGVARGTISKDEEKTLVRALSEAPRYANQVLKLEEQIERIAREISRYKDVLYLGRDTNFPLAMEGALKLKEISYIHAEGYAAGELKHGPIALIDENMPVIVIAPHDRIFEKTVSNMQEVAARGGKIILITDAKGAAQVSVKTMETIILPDVPEIISPIIYALPIQMLAYYAAVFMGTDVDQPRNLAKSVTVE; encoded by the coding sequence ATGTGCGGTATCGTCGGAATTGTCGGCCAGAGCCAGGTCGCGCCGCTCATCGTCGATGCGCTGAAGCGGCTGGAATATCGCGGCTATGACTCGGCCGGTGTCGCCACGGTCGAGCATGGCCGGCTTGGCCGCCGCCGCGCCGAAGGCAAGCTGATCAACCTCGAACGCCGGCTGAAGGACGAGCCGCTCAATGGCACGATCGGCATCGGCCACACGCGCTGGGCCACGCATGGCGTGCCCAACGAGACCAACGCCCATCCGCATTTTTCCGACGGCGTCGCCATCGTACACAACGGCATCATCGAGAATTTCGCCGAACTGCGCGACGAACTGATCCGCGACGGCTATTCCTTCTCGTCACAGACCGACACCGAGGTCGTGGCGCACCTGGTGGCGCGCGAACTCGCCAAAGGGTTGAAGCCGATCGAGGCGGCGCATCAGGCGCTGAAGCGACTGGAAGGCGCCTTTGCTCTGGCCATCATGTTCACCGGCGACGAGGACCTCATCGTCGGCGCCCGCAATGGCCCTCCGCTGGCCGTCGGCCATGGCGATGGCGAGATGTTTCTGGGCTCCGACGCCATCGCGCTGGCGCCCTTCACCAATTCCATCACCTACCTTGAAGACGGCGACTGGGCGGTGGTGCGCCGCGATGGCGTCACCATCTTCGACATCGACGGCAAAGAGGTTGCCCGCAAGCGCCAGCAATCACTATCGACCAGTTTCATGGTCGATAAGGGCAACCGCCGCCATTTCATGGAAAAGGAAATCCATGAACAGCCCGAGGTGATCTCGCATACGCTGGCGCACTATGTCGATTTCGTCTCTGGCGTGTCGAAGCCGCTGGAACTGCCGTTCGACTTTGCCAAGATCTGCCGGCTGGCGATCTCGGCCTGCGGCACCGCCTATCTCGCGGGGTTGATCAGCAAATACTGGTTCGAGCGCTATGCGCGGCTGCCGGTCGACATCGATGTCGCCTCGGAGTTCCGCTACCGCGAAATGCCGCTATCGGCTGATGACGCGGCCTTCTTCATCTCGCAGTCGGGCGAAACCGCCGACACGCTGGCGTCGCTGCGCTATTGCCGCAAGGCGGGCATGAAGATCGGCGCCATCGTCAATGTGCGCGAATCGACCATGGCGCGCGAATCCGACGTCGTGCTGCCGACGTTGGCCGGGCCGGAGATCGGCGTCGCCTCGACCAAGGCTTTCACCTGCCAGCTTTCGGTGCTGGCCTCGCTGGCGGTGCGTGCGGGTGTGGCGCGCGGCACGATCTCGAAGGATGAGGAAAAGACGCTGGTGCGCGCTCTTTCGGAGGCGCCTCGCTACGCCAACCAGGTACTGAAGCTCGAAGAGCAGATCGAGCGCATCGCGCGCGAAATCTCGCGCTACAAGGACGTGCTCTATCTCGGACGCGACACCAATTTCCCGCTGGCCATGGAAGGCGCGCTGAAACTCAAGGAAATCTCCTACATCCATGCCGAGGGTTATGCCGCGGGCGAACTGAAGCACGGGCCGATCGCGCTGATCGACGAGAACATGCCGGTCATCGTCATCGCGCCGCATGATCGCATCTTCGAAAAAACCGTGTCGAACATGCAGGAAGTGGCGGCGCGCGGCGGCAAGATCATCCTGATCACCGACGCCAAGGGCGCGGCGCAGGTCAGCGTCAAGACGATGGAGACGATCATCCTGCCCGACGTGCCGGAAATCATCTCGCCGATCATCTATGCGCTGCCGATCCAGATGCTGGCCTACTACGCCGCCGTGTTCATGGGGACGGACGTCGACCAGCCGCGCAACCTGGCGAAATCGGTGACGGTGGAGTAG
- the glmU gene encoding bifunctional UDP-N-acetylglucosamine diphosphorylase/glucosamine-1-phosphate N-acetyltransferase GlmU, translated as MSQRSCLSVILAAGEGTRMKSAMPKVLHQIAGLPMVAHVVKAAEAAGARSQALVIGHGADDMRKAAAKFAPKAETFVQEKRLGTAHAVLAARDAISKGYDDILVMFGDTPLIDAEALVTARQKLADGAAVVVIGFRPPSQTGYGRLIEKGGKLTAIREEKDCSAEEKKIGFCNAGMMAVAGKHALDLLDLVGNKNAKGEFYLTDIVEIASAKGLDVVATETSFESALGINNRAELAQAEGIWQVRRRYEAMRSGVTLIAPETVYFSHDTEIGADTIVEPNVWFGPGVKIATGAKIHAFSHIEGATIASNCVVGPFARLRPGADLRNKAKVGNFCEVKQAVIEEGAKVNHLTYIGDARVGAGANIGAGTITCNYDGYSKFFTDIGEGAFIGSNSSLVAPVTIGKGGYIASGSVITESVPDDALAFGRARQKTIPGKGKELRERFASAAAAKKKAGTDH; from the coding sequence ATGAGCCAGAGATCCTGCTTGTCCGTCATTCTCGCCGCCGGCGAAGGCACGCGCATGAAGAGCGCGATGCCGAAGGTGCTGCACCAGATCGCCGGACTGCCGATGGTCGCCCATGTGGTGAAAGCGGCCGAGGCCGCCGGCGCCCGCAGCCAGGCGCTGGTGATCGGCCATGGCGCCGATGATATGCGCAAGGCGGCGGCGAAATTCGCGCCCAAGGCCGAGACCTTCGTGCAGGAGAAGCGGCTCGGCACTGCGCATGCCGTGCTGGCTGCGCGCGATGCGATATCAAAGGGTTATGACGATATTCTCGTGATGTTCGGCGACACGCCGCTGATCGACGCTGAAGCCCTGGTGACCGCGCGGCAAAAGCTTGCCGATGGCGCGGCTGTTGTGGTGATCGGCTTCCGCCCGCCCAGCCAGACCGGCTATGGCCGGCTGATCGAAAAGGGCGGCAAGCTCACCGCCATCCGCGAGGAGAAGGACTGCTCCGCCGAGGAAAAGAAGATCGGCTTCTGTAATGCCGGCATGATGGCGGTGGCGGGCAAGCATGCGCTCGACCTGCTCGACCTGGTTGGCAACAAGAACGCCAAGGGCGAGTTCTATCTCACCGACATCGTCGAGATCGCCAGTGCGAAAGGGCTCGATGTCGTTGCCACCGAAACCAGCTTCGAGAGTGCGCTCGGCATCAACAACCGAGCCGAACTGGCGCAGGCCGAAGGCATCTGGCAGGTGCGCCGGCGCTACGAGGCCATGCGGTCGGGCGTAACGCTGATCGCGCCGGAAACCGTGTATTTCTCGCATGACACCGAAATCGGCGCCGATACGATCGTCGAGCCCAATGTCTGGTTCGGACCGGGCGTGAAAATTGCAACCGGCGCCAAGATCCACGCTTTCAGCCACATCGAAGGCGCCACCATTGCCTCCAACTGCGTTGTCGGGCCGTTCGCGCGGCTGCGGCCGGGTGCCGATCTTCGCAACAAGGCGAAGGTCGGCAATTTCTGCGAGGTCAAGCAGGCGGTCATCGAGGAAGGCGCCAAGGTCAATCATCTGACTTATATCGGCGATGCCCGTGTGGGCGCGGGGGCCAATATCGGCGCCGGCACCATTACCTGCAACTATGACGGCTACTCGAAGTTTTTCACCGACATCGGCGAGGGCGCCTTCATCGGTTCGAACTCGTCGCTGGTGGCGCCGGTTACGATCGGCAAGGGCGGCTACATCGCCTCGGGTAGCGTCATAACCGAAAGCGTGCCGGACGATGCGCTGGCCTTCGGCCGCGCCCGCCAGAAGACCATTCCCGGCAAGGGCAAGGAATTGCGCGAGCGCTTCGCGTCTGCCGCAGCGGCGAAGAAAAAGGCCGGCACCGACCATTAA
- a CDS encoding cytochrome c biogenesis CcdA family protein, whose amino-acid sequence MPLDIGYVSAVGAGAISFLSPCVLPLVPPYLCYMAGVSVDDFRGDDAGVTAKAGARGALIYSSLAFVLGFSTVFVALGAGASTIGHWLRVWQEPLAMAAGVLIILMGLNFLGILRIPLLSREARFQSQGKPASMVAAYVMGLAFAFGWTPCIGPVLGPILTLAGGRETVGEGALLLAAYSLGLGIPFLIAALFSGAFMRFLGRFRVHLGRVEKAIGALLVVAGVFFLTGGVQTVSYWLLENVPVLGRLG is encoded by the coding sequence ATGCCATTGGACATCGGCTATGTCAGCGCGGTCGGAGCGGGGGCGATCTCGTTCCTGTCGCCTTGCGTGCTGCCGCTGGTGCCTCCCTATCTCTGCTACATGGCCGGCGTGTCGGTCGACGATTTTCGCGGTGACGATGCCGGCGTCACGGCCAAGGCCGGCGCCCGCGGCGCGCTCATCTATTCCTCGCTCGCCTTCGTACTCGGTTTCTCCACCGTGTTCGTGGCGCTTGGCGCCGGCGCCTCGACCATCGGCCACTGGCTGCGCGTCTGGCAGGAGCCGCTGGCGATGGCGGCCGGGGTGCTGATCATCCTGATGGGGCTGAATTTCCTCGGCATCCTGCGCATACCACTTCTGTCGCGCGAGGCGCGCTTTCAGTCGCAGGGCAAGCCTGCCAGCATGGTCGCCGCCTATGTCATGGGGCTGGCCTTCGCCTTTGGCTGGACGCCGTGCATCGGCCCGGTGCTGGGGCCGATCCTGACCTTGGCCGGCGGCCGCGAGACGGTGGGCGAGGGGGCGCTGCTGCTCGCCGCCTATTCGCTTGGCCTCGGCATTCCGTTCCTGATCGCTGCCCTGTTCTCCGGCGCCTTCATGCGCTTCCTCGGCAGGTTCCGCGTCCATCTCGGCCGCGTCGAAAAAGCCATCGGCGCGCTGCTGGTCGTCGCCGGCGTGTTCTTCCTCACCGGCGGCGTGCAGACGGTGTCCTACTGGCTGCTGGAGAATGTTCCGGTGCTGGGCCGGCTGGGGTAG